In the genome of Rhodoferax sp. BAB1, one region contains:
- a CDS encoding cupin domain-containing protein: protein MSNTTAARAPTVLKPDEIKSHDRGGGARTTPLVTPAVGAQSFINGITEFAPGTAIPFHSHNCEESVMLLSGNAIMDVAGQVSHTLKPLDTTWIPPNVSHRFRNVSDTEPMKILWIYASPNATRTLTETGETRMVAVEHQK from the coding sequence ATGAGCAACACAACAGCTGCACGCGCCCCGACCGTGCTCAAGCCTGACGAGATCAAGAGCCACGACCGTGGCGGCGGCGCCCGCACCACCCCGCTGGTGACGCCGGCCGTCGGCGCGCAGAGTTTCATCAACGGCATCACCGAGTTCGCCCCGGGCACGGCCATCCCTTTCCACAGCCACAACTGCGAAGAGAGCGTGATGCTGCTGTCGGGCAACGCCATCATGGACGTGGCCGGCCAGGTATCGCACACCCTCAAGCCACTGGACACCACCTGGATCCCCCCGAACGTGTCGCACCGCTTTCGCAATGTCTCGGATACCGAGCCCATGAAGATCCTCTGGATCTACGCCTCCCCGAATGCGACGCGCACCCTGACCGAAACCGGTGAAACCCGCATGGTCGCGGTAGAGCATCAGAAGTAA
- a CDS encoding tripartite tricarboxylate transporter substrate binding protein, translated as MMFRRNCLRLLSGVALLSLLGLAQAQDNYPSKPIKLVVPAAPGGAADFFARLIGPKLGEALGQPVVIENRAGASGTIAADMTAKAAGDGYTVLIGQSTSMVVAPHMYAKLNYDTQKDLTPVTLVAEIPNVLVVHPSLPANTVQELIALAKAKPGTLNYSSSGKGAPTHLAGEMFEIATGAKIVHVPYRGAGPATNALLAGEVQLMFGPAVAVMPQVRSGRVRALAVTSATRSAGAPELPTLAESGLTGFEITSWFGLFVPSSTPAAIVEKLQRETAKVLKLADVQERFAKEGAMAGGNTPAAFASFTRTEYTKFGKLIKDKGITAD; from the coding sequence ATGATGTTCCGTAGAAACTGCCTGCGCCTGCTCAGTGGTGTGGCCCTGCTGTCCCTGCTGGGCCTGGCCCAGGCCCAGGACAACTACCCCAGCAAGCCGATCAAGCTGGTCGTGCCCGCCGCACCCGGTGGCGCCGCGGACTTCTTTGCCCGCCTGATCGGCCCCAAGCTCGGCGAGGCCCTGGGCCAGCCCGTGGTGATCGAGAACCGCGCGGGCGCCTCCGGCACCATCGCCGCCGACATGACGGCCAAGGCCGCCGGTGACGGCTACACCGTGCTGATCGGCCAGTCCACCAGCATGGTGGTGGCCCCGCACATGTACGCCAAGCTGAACTACGACACGCAGAAGGACCTCACGCCGGTGACCCTGGTGGCCGAGATCCCCAACGTGCTGGTCGTGCACCCCAGCCTGCCGGCCAACACGGTGCAGGAGCTGATCGCCCTGGCCAAGGCCAAACCCGGCACCCTGAACTACAGCTCCTCCGGCAAGGGCGCGCCCACCCACCTGGCGGGCGAGATGTTCGAGATCGCCACCGGCGCCAAGATCGTCCACGTGCCCTACCGCGGCGCGGGCCCGGCCACCAACGCCCTGCTGGCCGGTGAAGTGCAGCTGATGTTCGGCCCGGCCGTTGCCGTGATGCCGCAGGTGCGCTCCGGCCGGGTTCGTGCGCTGGCCGTCACCTCGGCCACCCGCTCGGCGGGCGCGCCCGAACTGCCCACCCTGGCAGAGTCGGGCCTGACAGGTTTCGAGATCACCTCCTGGTTCGGCCTTTTCGTGCCGTCCAGCACGCCGGCGGCCATCGTCGAGAAGCTGCAGCGTGAAACCGCCAAGGTGCTCAAGCTGGCCGATGTGCAGGAGCGTTTTGCCAAGGAGGGTGCGATGGCCGGTGGCAACACGCCCGCCGCCTTCGCCAGCTTCACGCGCACCGAGTACACCAAGTTCGGCAAGCTGATCAAGGACAAGGGCATCACCGCCGACTGA